The proteins below are encoded in one region of Campylobacter helveticus:
- a CDS encoding DNA translocase FtsK: MLAPQMGLWLYEANFFLFGEFGIYYPFALFVLNYFYFKKSYKIELFKRTELFGMGFGFFSALLLFAVFDKNGYVLELLYALFSTLFGHIGSGIVALLFLLLAICLLFPNFIKEVFKIEINWSIFAKFENNFKNALMKIFGGESEKEELVETKTKEEQIPAPPPPLKPVEEEIKANNLKASNDAKADFAKLKMQILDEKIEIENLNPQSFLYENSKELRSFAQKASKSVIGLDEEFNFIPQEEMEVIPERFLKPKNPEEIQQINLKDNLDEPSYKRKNIAINSPKNESKHKIFTKELELREDLMQKARLEEEYRESQNEILEKKVQEQITKLENEELKSLSPLEANSKYSFNTPTPSPNLTQENLEPKNLTPNTNQTNDKEFEIIELEEDLKNQNIEFIVEELENPIMPPKPSVIKLEDIEDKKEEMPYFDTAKNPLEEKSLDAILEEDLPQKKSILAKEIAINQALLAEIEQGDFENPKDFVLPPLDFLANPDAKKQEIDESEIDKKIYDLLEKLRRFKIGGDVISTYTGPVVTTFEFRPSADVKVSRILNLQDDLAMALKARSIRIQAPIPGKDVVGIEVPNEETQTIYLKEILQSEVFCNSKSPLTIALGKDIVGNAFVTDLKKLPHLLIAGTTGSGKSVGINAMLLSLLYRNSPKTLRLMMIDPKMLEFSIYNDIPHLLTPVITDPKKAVNALSNMVAEMERRYRLMAEAKTKNIENYNEKVRLSGEAEELPFIVVIIDELADLMMTAGKDVEFYIGRLAQMARASGIHLIVATQRPSVDVVTGLIKANLPSRISYKVGQKIDSKVILDAMGAESLLGRGDCLFTPPGTSNIVRLHAPFASEFEIEKIVEFLKEQQAVEYDERFLKDEQSSGVTTSGEIEGGLDELFEEAKKVILEDGKTSISYLQRRLKIGYNRAANIIEQLTQMGILSEPDSKGQREIL; encoded by the coding sequence ATGTTAGCGCCTCAAATGGGCTTATGGCTTTATGAGGCGAATTTCTTTTTATTTGGGGAATTTGGGATTTACTATCCCTTTGCTCTTTTTGTTTTAAATTATTTCTATTTTAAAAAATCCTACAAAATAGAACTTTTCAAACGCACAGAGCTTTTTGGTATGGGCTTTGGCTTTTTCTCCGCTTTGCTTTTATTTGCTGTGTTTGATAAAAATGGCTATGTTTTAGAGCTTTTATATGCTTTGTTTTCCACGCTTTTTGGACATATAGGAAGTGGCATTGTCGCGCTTTTATTTTTACTACTTGCCATTTGCTTACTTTTTCCAAATTTCATTAAAGAAGTCTTTAAGATAGAGATAAATTGGAGCATTTTTGCCAAATTTGAAAATAATTTTAAGAATGCCCTAATGAAAATTTTTGGTGGAGAAAGCGAAAAAGAGGAGCTTGTAGAAACAAAAACAAAAGAAGAGCAAATCCCCGCTCCGCCACCACCCTTAAAGCCCGTAGAAGAAGAAATAAAAGCCAACAATCTCAAAGCAAGTAATGACGCAAAGGCTGATTTTGCTAAACTAAAAATGCAAATTTTAGACGAAAAAATAGAAATTGAAAATTTAAATCCCCAAAGTTTTCTTTATGAAAATTCTAAGGAGCTACGCTCTTTCGCACAAAAAGCAAGCAAAAGTGTCATAGGGCTAGATGAGGAATTTAATTTTATACCGCAAGAGGAGATGGAAGTGATACCAGAGCGTTTTTTAAAACCCAAAAATCCAGAAGAAATTCAACAAATCAATCTCAAAGATAATTTAGACGAACCAAGCTATAAAAGAAAAAACATCGCTATAAATTCCCCTAAAAATGAAAGCAAACATAAAATTTTTACAAAAGAGCTTGAGCTTAGAGAGGATTTAATGCAAAAAGCAAGACTTGAGGAAGAATACAGAGAAAGTCAAAATGAAATTTTAGAAAAAAAGGTGCAAGAGCAAATCACAAAGCTTGAAAATGAAGAACTTAAAAGCCTTAGCCCACTTGAAGCAAATAGCAAATACAGCTTCAATACACCTACGCCCTCCCCTAATCTTACGCAAGAAAATTTAGAGCCAAAAAATTTAACGCCTAATACAAATCAAACAAATGATAAAGAATTTGAAATCATCGAGTTAGAAGAGGACTTAAAAAATCAAAATATAGAATTTATCGTGGAAGAACTTGAAAACCCCATAATGCCACCAAAACCATCCGTCATCAAACTTGAGGATATTGAGGATAAAAAAGAGGAAATGCCCTATTTTGACACAGCTAAAAATCCTTTAGAAGAAAAAAGCTTGGATGCGATTTTAGAAGAGGATTTGCCACAGAAAAAAAGCATCTTGGCTAAAGAAATCGCCATTAACCAAGCACTTTTGGCAGAAATCGAACAGGGCGATTTTGAAAATCCAAAAGATTTTGTTTTGCCTCCGCTTGACTTTCTTGCAAATCCAGATGCAAAAAAACAAGAAATAGATGAAAGTGAAATCGACAAAAAAATTTACGATTTACTTGAGAAATTACGCCGTTTTAAAATAGGAGGCGATGTCATTAGCACCTACACAGGTCCTGTGGTAACAACCTTTGAATTTCGCCCTAGTGCAGATGTAAAAGTGAGCCGAATTTTAAACTTGCAAGATGATTTAGCTATGGCTTTAAAAGCGCGTTCCATACGCATACAAGCACCTATTCCGGGTAAAGATGTCGTGGGCATTGAAGTGCCAAATGAAGAAACGCAAACGATTTATCTCAAAGAAATTTTACAAAGTGAAGTTTTTTGCAATTCTAAAAGCCCACTTACCATAGCACTGGGCAAAGACATAGTAGGAAACGCCTTTGTAACAGACTTAAAAAAACTCCCACACCTTCTCATCGCAGGAACAACAGGAAGCGGTAAAAGTGTGGGGATTAACGCGATGCTTTTAAGTTTATTATATCGCAATAGCCCTAAAACCTTGCGTTTGATGATGATAGACCCAAAAATGCTTGAATTTAGCATTTATAACGATATCCCACACCTCTTAACGCCCGTGATAACCGACCCCAAAAAAGCCGTCAATGCCCTTTCTAATATGGTCGCTGAAATGGAGCGTAGATACCGCCTTATGGCTGAAGCAAAAACCAAAAACATAGAAAACTATAATGAAAAAGTAAGGTTAAGTGGCGAGGCAGAAGAACTTCCTTTTATCGTTGTAATTATTGACGAGTTGGCGGATTTAATGATGACAGCAGGTAAAGATGTGGAATTTTATATAGGGCGTTTAGCACAAATGGCAAGAGCAAGCGGAATTCATCTCATCGTAGCGACCCAACGCCCATCCGTTGATGTAGTAACGGGACTCATTAAAGCAAATTTACCGAGTAGAATTTCTTATAAAGTCGGGCAAAAAATCGACTCAAAAGTCATACTTGACGCGATGGGAGCTGAAAGCTTACTGGGTCGTGGAGACTGCCTTTTCACCCCTCCAGGAACGAGCAATATCGTCCGCCTACACGCACCTTTTGCGAGCGAATTTGAGATAGAAAAGATAGTGGAATTTTTAAAAGAACAACAAGCAGTAGAATACGACGAGCGTTTTTTAAAAGATGAGCAAAGTAGCGGAGTAACGACAAGTGGAGAAATTGAGGGTGGTTTAGATGAACTTTTCGAAGAAGCAAAAAAAGTCATCTTAGAAGATGGCAAAACAAGTATTTCTTATCTGCAACGCCGTCTCAAAATAGGCTACAACAGAGCTGCAAATATCATAGAACAACTCACCCAAATGGGCATTTTAAGTGAGCCAGACTCCAAAGGACAAAGAGAAATTTTATAA
- a CDS encoding BRO-N domain-containing protein: MDAKVICDSLKMENPANIKNAILKEFELPILNICSFDIGYGIKEFTMITEPQLYFMLMRSDKPKARDFRQWVINEVLPSIRKDGSYSVGASNEMFSLKDELIKAKNEVIKTKEELIETQRALINELKTKKEPQIVKLIEHKEPSIEEAYGDILYKESKDKQTRPKTLEQRRLKKIFDELIELICVITAASNGNLKQRQIWTALYKNFIRAYKPRGRIDINFLKSEEKYLNFLIQNAKFYLEQINQKQLREPEDFQKLLSFS, translated from the coding sequence ATGGATGCTAAGGTTATTTGTGATAGTTTGAAAATGGAAAACCCTGCTAATATCAAAAACGCTATTTTAAAGGAATTTGAGCTACCTATATTAAATATATGTAGCTTTGACATAGGCTATGGTATTAAAGAATTTACAATGATAACCGAACCACAACTTTATTTTATGCTTATGCGTAGTGATAAGCCAAAGGCTAGAGATTTTAGGCAATGGGTCATTAATGAGGTTTTACCTAGCATTAGAAAAGATGGGAGTTATAGTGTAGGTGCTAGTAATGAAATGTTTAGTTTAAAAGATGAACTGATTAAAGCTAAAAATGAAGTGATAAAGACTAAGGAAGAATTAATAGAAACGCAGAGAGCTTTGATTAATGAATTAAAAACTAAGAAAGAACCTCAAATTGTAAAGCTTATAGAGCATAAAGAGCCTAGTATTGAGGAAGCTTATGGTGATATACTCTATAAAGAAAGCAAGGATAAGCAAACACGCCCTAAGACACTAGAACAAAGAAGACTTAAAAAAATATTTGATGAACTTATTGAACTTATTTGTGTGATTACTGCGGCGAGTAATGGTAATTTAAAACAAAGACAAATTTGGACTGCACTTTATAAAAACTTCATAAGAGCCTATAAACCAAGAGGTAGGATTGATATTAACTTTCTAAAAAGTGAAGAAAAATATTTAAATTTTCTAATCCAAAACGCCAAATTCTACTTAGAACAAATCAATCAAAAACAACTAAGAGAGCCTGAGGATTTTCAAAAATTACTCAGCTTTTCTTAA